The following proteins are co-located in the Bacillota bacterium genome:
- a CDS encoding ATP-binding cassette domain-containing protein: protein MLRLSNINIRFDRDLIVDGAIDLLDGRITAIIGESGSGKSTLLYHIGLISSNDQYHYQLDGNSIDLTSDVVTSELRKKRIGFIFQDNNLIDNLTIKENIILSASIANIPISDKNVRDYMDYVELPGIHLNHYPRRLSGGEQQRAALACVLAKQPDIIVADEPTSALDTTNSQRIMKILRRMAHEDSKKVIIASHNAEIYNQADVIYEIKNTKLNPVKGADLLSLTHQDTTTNQVASSRMFGLGFFYNYAKKSARKHHFQKSLMTTICAIAIAFSAAAFNFGEAFIEGSEALIEQMSSREVYISNMASGAGRVLYDEANMPVDAQEAEALAKIVQLDSIYPFIEFRSFSHQRAGDLSTISVNGREYNFNIMNTPPYDVYSLLPYFPEQNLDNRLEIASPATIQDPIYISAQFAEVLEIDSLAQDVVLNVQACIPTGDYQVAEATVDEEGSAYSVKLDEFVVENFKFQVAGVLDDLVTNQYTDHGNNVIFIPHSLMMEILNETQSQHGQPEDEWFPSFYVAYAKSYNLVQQLRDSVATINPNFRTASEYQDINARNSLIGNVRQVALSVVLVVLVIIFLLMAIIHTNNMMSRKYEISLLKANGLTRAELTKLILTESGIQVLTIAGLATLVSLLLILAVNFMFSFAIINLGISILVINLLVSLVAVVMPTIISLVIVNRYQPDRIMRN from the coding sequence ATGCTCAGGCTAAGCAATATTAACATTAGATTTGACAGGGATTTAATTGTCGACGGTGCTATTGACCTATTGGACGGCAGAATTACCGCGATTATCGGTGAAAGCGGCAGTGGCAAATCAACACTGTTATACCACATCGGCCTAATTTCTTCGAATGACCAGTACCATTATCAATTAGATGGAAACTCTATCGATTTAACTAGTGATGTTGTTACCAGTGAGCTCCGAAAAAAGAGAATCGGTTTTATATTTCAAGACAATAATTTGATAGATAACCTGACAATTAAGGAAAACATTATATTATCGGCATCCATAGCCAACATACCGATTAGCGACAAAAATGTGCGGGACTATATGGACTATGTCGAGCTGCCGGGCATACATCTGAATCATTACCCCAGGCGATTGTCGGGCGGGGAACAACAACGAGCTGCTTTAGCATGTGTCCTTGCCAAACAGCCGGATATAATTGTCGCCGACGAACCGACATCCGCTTTAGATACAACTAATTCTCAACGTATTATGAAAATTCTGCGGCGGATGGCCCACGAAGATTCAAAAAAAGTGATTATCGCTAGTCACAACGCAGAAATCTACAATCAGGCCGATGTAATTTACGAAATTAAGAACACAAAACTAAACCCAGTTAAAGGCGCCGATTTGTTAAGTTTAACACACCAAGACACCACTACCAATCAAGTCGCGTCATCACGGATGTTCGGGCTTGGTTTTTTCTACAATTATGCAAAAAAATCCGCAAGAAAACACCACTTTCAAAAGAGCTTGATGACTACTATATGTGCAATTGCCATCGCGTTTAGTGCAGCAGCATTTAACTTCGGAGAAGCATTTATTGAGGGATCAGAAGCCCTAATCGAGCAGATGTCCTCGCGTGAGGTGTATATATCTAATATGGCTTCTGGCGCGGGACGGGTTTTGTATGACGAAGCTAATATGCCCGTTGATGCTCAAGAAGCTGAAGCATTGGCCAAAATCGTACAACTTGATTCTATCTACCCTTTTATAGAGTTTCGTTCATTTTCTCATCAGAGAGCCGGTGACTTGTCCACCATCAGTGTTAATGGTAGAGAGTATAACTTTAATATAATGAATACCCCCCCTTATGATGTCTATTCTCTATTGCCATATTTCCCGGAACAAAATTTAGATAACAGGCTTGAGATAGCCTCTCCAGCCACGATTCAGGATCCAATATATATATCAGCACAATTCGCTGAGGTCCTGGAAATAGATTCTCTGGCGCAAGATGTTGTCTTGAATGTGCAAGCTTGTATTCCGACGGGTGATTATCAAGTTGCCGAAGCAACAGTGGATGAAGAGGGTAGTGCCTACTCGGTAAAGCTAGACGAGTTCGTGGTTGAAAATTTTAAGTTCCAGGTGGCAGGTGTTTTGGATGATCTGGTAACAAACCAATACACTGATCATGGAAATAATGTTATATTTATACCTCATTCGCTGATGATGGAAATTTTAAATGAAACTCAGTCCCAGCATGGACAGCCCGAAGATGAATGGTTTCCCAGTTTCTATGTTGCTTATGCAAAAAGCTATAACTTGGTTCAGCAGCTCAGAGATAGTGTTGCCACCATAAACCCAAATTTTCGTACGGCTAGTGAATACCAAGACATTAATGCCAGGAATTCATTGATAGGGAACGTCCGCCAGGTTGCGCTTTCGGTTGTTTTAGTGGTTCTTGTCATTATATTTTTGCTGATGGCGATAATCCACACTAACAATATGATGAGCCGTAAATATGAGATTTCACTTTTAAAGGCGAATGGATTGACACGGGCAGAACTAACTAAATTAATTTTAACTGAGTCAGGTATTCAGGTATTAACCATTGCTGGGTTAGCAACACTTGTTTCCCTACTGTTGATACTGGCAGTTAACTTTATGTTCAGTTTCGCCATTATCAATTTAGGGATAAGCATTCTTGTTATCAATTTGCTGGTTTCATTGGTGGCAGTAGTCATGCCAACAATAATCTCTCTGGTGATAGTTAACAGATATCAACCGGATAGGATAATGAGGAATTAA
- a CDS encoding N-acetylmuramoyl-L-alanine amidase CwlD — MRPGAMPLQLRIVLGAGLAVVLVLATILAQPTVPITTENSSLPPLVVIDPGHGGYDGGAERDGVLEKDINLEVALALREVLLATGYRVLMTRYGDYSLIGEDDPGDMTRKRADYQRRLAVVEQSQPDVIIMIHCNAIGSSVWYGAQTFFQEGYGGGKLLAEDIQFFLTRFTDTSRQVASGDYYLLRESTRIGSLVEVGFISNPRERTLLQQPEYQRRLALAIMLGISKYIHYPTELDRR; from the coding sequence ATGCGACCAGGCGCAATGCCGCTGCAGCTGCGAATTGTGTTGGGCGCCGGGCTTGCTGTTGTCCTGGTCCTGGCGACTATCCTTGCCCAGCCAACTGTACCGATTACCACTGAAAACAGCTCTTTGCCGCCGTTAGTGGTTATAGATCCCGGCCATGGCGGGTATGATGGCGGTGCCGAGCGGGACGGGGTGCTGGAGAAGGACATAAACTTGGAAGTGGCCCTGGCTTTGCGGGAGGTCTTGCTAGCCACAGGGTATCGGGTGCTCATGACCAGGTATGGGGACTACAGTCTGATTGGCGAAGACGACCCTGGCGATATGACCCGGAAACGCGCAGATTATCAGCGGCGTCTGGCAGTAGTCGAGCAGAGCCAGCCGGATGTGATTATCATGATCCATTGTAACGCCATTGGCTCGTCCGTTTGGTATGGCGCGCAGACCTTTTTTCAGGAAGGGTATGGCGGCGGCAAGCTGTTGGCGGAAGATATACAGTTTTTCCTGACCCGGTTTACAGACACCAGCCGTCAGGTTGCTTCCGGCGACTACTACTTGCTTCGGGAGAGCACCCGGATCGGCAGCCTGGTAGAGGTGGGGTTTATCTCCAACCCCCGGGAGCGGACCTTGCTTCAACAACCGGAATACCAGCGGCGGCTGGCCCTGGCCATAATGCTTGGCATTAGCAAATATATTCATTACCCCACTGAGCTGGATAGACGTTAA
- a CDS encoding PAS domain S-box protein gives MTAILNAIDEGIHVVNEHGRTVFYNPTLAKMEGMDYSQVINTDVLTMFPSLTPETSTILRVLRTREPIYDQVQTYHNHKGQRITSVNSTIPLWHRSRFIGVLEVAKDVTRMEDLARKVIDLQQQLYTKKQGARKQPQGFTFEDIIGESPALQQQLELARRAARTVSPVLVYGETGTGKELVAQSIHNASARQGPFIAQNCAALPGSLLEGILFGTVKGSFTGAVDRPGLLEQASGGTLLLDEINSMGIDLQAKILRVLQEHRVRRVGGMKEVPVDVRVIATTNVQPQAAIAQGTLRQDLYYRLAVVNITLPPLVRRREDIDLLTRHFVDKYNREFGLSVEGVSPAVAELFRTYAWPGNVRELEHIIEGAMNVLGDEQVIDVPHLPQHLLGQRSRDDGSDLEEFTLPEALDVVERRLIRRAMDRYNGNITRAARMLGVTRQALQYKLKRHGL, from the coding sequence ATGACGGCAATCCTCAACGCCATTGACGAGGGTATACACGTGGTGAATGAGCATGGCCGGACTGTTTTCTACAACCCGACGCTGGCAAAAATGGAAGGCATGGACTATTCCCAGGTCATTAACACCGATGTCCTGACGATGTTTCCATCCCTGACCCCTGAGACCAGTACAATCCTTCGGGTGCTCCGCACCCGGGAACCGATATATGATCAAGTGCAGACCTACCATAACCATAAGGGACAGAGAATTACTTCCGTGAACAGCACAATTCCCCTCTGGCATCGTTCCCGGTTTATCGGGGTGTTGGAGGTGGCCAAGGATGTTACCCGGATGGAAGATCTGGCCCGCAAGGTCATCGATTTGCAGCAACAGCTTTACACTAAGAAACAAGGTGCCCGCAAGCAGCCCCAGGGCTTTACGTTTGAAGATATAATCGGCGAAAGCCCTGCTCTTCAGCAACAATTGGAGTTGGCCCGCCGAGCAGCCCGCACCGTCTCGCCGGTATTAGTTTACGGCGAAACCGGCACCGGTAAGGAATTGGTGGCCCAGAGCATTCACAATGCCAGCGCCCGCCAGGGCCCGTTCATTGCCCAAAACTGCGCCGCCCTCCCTGGCTCACTGCTGGAGGGGATTCTCTTTGGCACCGTCAAAGGAAGCTTTACTGGCGCCGTGGATAGGCCCGGTCTGCTGGAGCAGGCCAGCGGCGGCACCTTGCTTCTAGACGAAATAAATTCCATGGGCATTGATCTTCAGGCCAAGATTCTGAGGGTTTTACAGGAACACCGCGTGCGCCGAGTCGGGGGAATGAAAGAGGTGCCCGTGGATGTGCGCGTAATTGCTACAACCAATGTCCAACCCCAGGCGGCGATTGCCCAGGGCACTCTGCGTCAGGACCTATACTACCGACTGGCGGTGGTTAATATCACTTTACCGCCACTGGTACGCCGTCGGGAAGATATTGACTTGTTGACCAGGCACTTTGTTGACAAATATAACCGAGAATTCGGGCTTTCTGTAGAGGGAGTATCGCCGGCGGTGGCGGAATTGTTCCGCACCTACGCCTGGCCAGGCAACGTCCGCGAGTTAGAGCATATCATTGAAGGGGCGATGAACGTCCTGGGCGACGAACAGGTGATTGATGTCCCGCACCTTCCCCAACACCTCTTGGGTCAGCGCTCCCGGGACGACGGTTCGGATTTGGAGGAATTCACCCTCCCCGAGGCCCTGGACGTAGTGGAGCGCCGCCTGATTCGCCGGGCTATGGACCGCTATAACGGCAATATCACCCGGGCGGCTCGGATGTTGGGCGTCACCCGCCAGGCCCTGCAGTATAAACTGAAGCGACATGGCTTGTAA